The genomic segment TCTATTATTCTACACATATTCTACACATATTCTATTCGGGTGTAAGTGCTGTTATGACGTATCTGTGAAAATGCCATCCAACAGCCAGACGCACCGAAGTATTAGTTTATTGCTCTGAAACATGGAAGAGCTGCGATGAACAAAAATATCCGCCCGGGTccaatttaaacaaaaaaacactGGATCAACCCTTAAGCATCTCTCAATTATTGCCTTTTGGCGGTGATCTAAAACCGTGAACGCCCACGCGTTTCGCACATATAATCGACCTTTCTCTCACCTCGATAACCCATCCATTCTATATTTTCCGAACCCTCGCTTCTGGAAAACCAAGTGTAAAGTTTAAAAGTGGCACGCCCAAGTGTAAAAGTTGACAACATGAAATGTTGGCGCTGGATATTAAGGGGCTTTTTTTTAAGCGACTGAGCAGCATTTAAGACATGCAAAGTAAACGTGTCGGGAAAGCACCAACGCAGTTCGGATCTCGAAATCAACCAAGCCGGATCTTAATGGCAAACATCGGAGCCCGGTCCACTTTGCCCAGGTCCTGCTCACTGGATGACATCGCTTCCTGCGGACATAGCACGAGGCAGCGTATCTAAAGGGGATCGCAGATTTCATTTAGGTTCACCAAGAACAATATGCCTTTACCATTAACACAATTGTCCTTGTCCTGGAAAACCCCAACCCCTCCCCGAATTTAAATCTTCCAGATTTTCGTTTTAAACAAGGCTTTGTTTGCAATAGCGAGATTTCACCAATCTTACATAGATGTTGCCTGCCACCAGTCTTTCCTTTTGTGAACCGGGCCCATTTATGGAATACATTTGCACTTTCCAATGGGATTTTCTTTTAATGTGCTCGTTTAAAATCACTCTGCCGTGTAGCGGCGGCGGTGCCAGCTAAGTGGCTGGTGGAATATTTACTGAGGGCTTTTCTTTCTTGTCGGAAATTTATATTCGCTGTAATCGACCCCGAGCGGCTCAACAATTAAAGAGCGCAGTTGCCGGCTTTCTCCGCTAGGGGGTGGCTCTGGTTCGAATAGAACTGCGACTATTTCGCTCAATGTAACCGTCAGAGGGAAACCTTTTGTGAAATAATTTCACTTCTTTCGAGAGCTAGTTACATGCAATTCAACACATGCATCGATTTTCACTTCTGGCGCTTACTCGTATATCCTCGCCATGTCTTTTACATTTTTAACGCcacttggtgtttttttttaagtccatAAATTCAACAACAGCATTCTCTTTCAAGTCTGTGTTACCAACTGAAAGTTGGGCATTTTGATAGATTTATTGCATCGAACATATTGCGGGGTTCTTTCAATGCCGCCGATTTTTCACTGGTTAGAGTGCCCGTTCTGAAGATTAACCCCGCTCCATGTGGTGTAGCCTTCAACTCcctcctctccgcccctcccGCCCTTTATTAAGAGCAGCGTTGGATCGCCAGCCGAGAAGCCCGTTCACCCGGGTAAAGTTCAAAGGCCAGCAGAGAGCCTCTGATAAACAAGATATCCTTAGAGCCAGCGACTGGtctgaaaatgtttaaatactATTGCACCCGCACCCTCGGCGCGCTGGACATAAACAGCGGCCAGTTTCTCAATCGAGCGGCCCGGATCAGATCAAGGATTTCCTCAATACATAATAACATTAAGAATTTACACATGAGTGCTGTATCATTGACAGTGTTCCATATCGTATTAACACGAGCACAAAGCTCGTTTCTATTCCACGCTATCCTGATTCTGGGTGATGCTGgtaaccccctccccctttccccctctccctctccctctccctctccctctcccccccccatccccccccccccccccccccccccctcctccctcctctccctctcctctctcttcttctccctctccctcttcatatatctccccctctcctcccctctctctctctctctctccctctccctatatctcccactatccctccctctcactctcctctctatccctccctctccctcactctctctcctccctccctcttcctatccctctcccctccctctccctctctcccctcatccccccccactcAGCACCAACGATAATTGTAATAGTGGAGGTGAGCgattctcctctcctctcgtcctctttactcccctccctctccctccctctccctctccctctccctctccccctctccctctccctctctccttttccctctccctctccctcctcccagtACCGTGTATCCCCCCCCTCACTCGCGCTGCTGCCAAACGTGAAGAACAGGGGCACGCTGTAACGCCCCGCAGCCTCcatgtcctctctctctccctctctccctctccccctctctccccctcccccccccccccccaccctctccctctgttCCCCAGCTGACAGTCAGCTGATGCCAGCGTGTGATTGACACTTTGAAAAGTTTCCCCTGTTCCACTCTTATGCTAAGCAGACCCGCTGACGCACCACCCCATTGGTTGCGAGTCTCAGTCAATTTCCCATTTGAAAGCTGACGTCGAGTCCGATATAAAAGAAGCGATGCTTTTAAACAGAGAGCCGACGGTTCCCGTCCTCCAGCTAAAATCTCAACACGCGTTGGACTTCGCTCCTCTAACCCAGCAAACTATTGCAATCGCATCGTATCTGCTTCCTCGCCCACTCTCTCTGCACCTTTTTACAAACAAAAACATCGTAATTTATCTCTCTCTCGCTTCCCCCTTTTATTTTTCTACCCAAGCATTGTAAACCAACAGCAAACCGAGATGAagcagtgagaaagagagagagagagagagagagagggagagagagagagagaaagagagagagagagagagaaccggCATCTAGATTTGCTCTCCAGATTCCATGAAGCTAAGActtaagagagggagagaaaaatcgTATTCTACCGATGCATCTGTATTATAACAGATCGGAGCGGGAACGagcataaaaaaatatatacttgacaaaaaaaaacaagctgaAACGTGCAAGATTTCCAAatcctactttaaaaaaaaaacaagcaaccAAGAACAAAATAACAAAGAAATCAAGCTGGCTCTCTCTCCTTCAGCTCAGAGCAGCCTGATCGCGGCGATCGCAGGCGTGTGCCCCGGCGCTTGGAGGTCTGGACGACCTAATACCATCTGCAGTAAAAGGATGGCATCCGAATTGGCAATCAACAGCGCCGACCTACCCAACAGTCCCCTTGCGATGGAATATGTTAATGACTTCGATCTGATGAAATTCGAAGTCAAAAAGGAACCGCTGGAGTCCGAAGGCAATCCGGGCAGTCACTGCAACCGCATCGGGGGTTCGCTGTCTTCTACCCCAATGAGTACCCCGTGTAGTTCGGTGCCACCGTCCCCCAGCTTCAGCGCCCCAAGCCCCGGGGAGCAGAAGGCGGCGCACCTGGAAGACTTCTACTGGATGACAAACTACCAGCAGCTAAACCCGGACGCTTTGAGCTTCACGCCGGAGGATGCGGTGGAGGCCCTGATTAACAGCGCTCATCAGCAGATGCAAGGAGGCTTCGATGGCTACCGGGgacaacagcaacagcagcagtaCGCGGCGGCCGGGGCCGGCGCCGGGGCCGGAGCTGGAGCGGGCATGGCCGGCGAACAGATGGGTCCGCCCGGAACCGTGGTACCTCCTCACCACcagcaccaacaccaccaccaccacc from the Leucoraja erinacea ecotype New England chromosome 17, Leri_hhj_1, whole genome shotgun sequence genome contains:
- the LOC129705330 gene encoding transcription factor Maf-like isoform X2, whose amino-acid sequence is MASELAINSADLPNSPLAMEYVNDFDLMKFEVKKEPLESEGNPGSHCNRIGGSLSSTPMSTPCSSVPPSPSFSAPSPGEQKAAHLEDFYWMTNYQQLNPDALSFTPEDAVEALINSAHQQMQGGFDGYRGQQQQQQYAAAGAGAGAGAGAGMAGEQMGPPGTVVPPHHQHQHHHHHHHQGHQHPGGGVAAVGTANTGSTGPATGGIHQHPHLRNNDRFSDDQLVSMSVRELNRQLRGVSKEEVIRLKQKRRTLKNRGYAQSCRYKRVQQRHMLESEKTQLQQQVEHLKQEITRLVRERDAYKEKYEKLVSSGFRETGSSSDNPSSPEFFMEL